In Alicyclobacillus macrosporangiidus CPP55, a single window of DNA contains:
- a CDS encoding amino acid permease, with protein sequence MDDARNHSPARPGQELERQLKPRHVIMMALGGAIGAGLFRGSDTSISQTGPGAVFAYLLGGIILLMVMQGLGEMAARRPEARTFRDLVSPVLGPFAGHFIGWMYWLDWVLVMAAETAAAAGFLSYWFNSVPIWLLALIVSVAMTVINIFQVRVYGETEYWLAFIKIAVLALFVIFGLILLFTGFGGHPGPGFHHLTDQGGWFPHGWHGFLASLLVVMFSFGGTEMIGMTLGETEDPERTIPRAARGVIVRILLFYVLPILVIVSLVPWNQLGKGESPFVTVFQSVGVPYVPDIMNFVMLTAVLSATNSGMYAASRMLYNQALRGQAPRWFAHLSARNVPVRALLASTVFLYVGVIVAFFAKGHTFDYLMTIPGYSVILVWITLAWAYLRSDRAGVPTRPGLRLGAGLAILALALIFIGVIATTPLWGTVVVVLVVVVISLGYVVARGVNG encoded by the coding sequence ATGGACGACGCGCGGAATCATTCCCCGGCCCGTCCGGGGCAGGAGTTGGAGCGGCAACTGAAACCCCGCCATGTCATCATGATGGCCCTCGGCGGGGCCATCGGGGCGGGGCTGTTCCGGGGATCGGACACCTCCATCAGCCAGACGGGGCCGGGGGCGGTCTTCGCCTATCTGCTCGGCGGGATCATCCTGTTGATGGTGATGCAGGGTCTCGGCGAGATGGCGGCACGCAGGCCGGAGGCCAGAACGTTCCGCGATCTGGTGTCGCCGGTGCTCGGGCCGTTCGCGGGGCACTTTATCGGCTGGATGTACTGGCTCGACTGGGTGTTGGTGATGGCCGCCGAGACGGCCGCAGCTGCCGGGTTCTTATCGTACTGGTTCAACAGCGTGCCCATCTGGCTGCTCGCCCTCATCGTCTCGGTGGCGATGACCGTCATCAACATCTTCCAGGTGCGCGTGTACGGGGAGACGGAGTATTGGCTGGCCTTTATCAAGATCGCGGTGTTGGCCTTGTTCGTGATCTTCGGCCTGATCCTCCTGTTCACCGGTTTCGGCGGCCATCCGGGTCCCGGTTTTCACCACCTCACCGACCAGGGCGGCTGGTTCCCCCACGGCTGGCACGGCTTTTTGGCATCTCTGTTGGTGGTGATGTTCTCGTTCGGAGGGACGGAGATGATCGGCATGACGCTCGGCGAGACGGAGGACCCCGAGCGAACCATCCCGCGCGCGGCGCGCGGTGTCATCGTCCGCATCCTCCTGTTCTACGTCCTGCCCATCCTCGTCATCGTGAGCCTGGTGCCGTGGAACCAGTTGGGCAAGGGGGAGAGCCCGTTCGTCACGGTGTTCCAGTCGGTCGGCGTCCCGTATGTGCCCGACATCATGAACTTCGTCATGCTGACCGCCGTCCTGTCGGCGACCAACAGCGGCATGTATGCCGCCTCGCGCATGCTTTACAACCAGGCCCTGCGCGGGCAGGCGCCGCGATGGTTCGCACACCTGTCGGCACGAAACGTACCGGTGCGGGCGCTGCTCGCGAGCACCGTGTTCCTGTATGTCGGCGTGATCGTCGCGTTTTTTGCCAAGGGGCACACGTTCGACTACCTGATGACCATCCCGGGATACTCCGTGATCCTCGTCTGGATCACGCTCGCGTGGGCGTACTTGCGCAGTGACCGCGCGGGCGTGCCGACCCGCCCCGGCCTGCGCCTAGGGGCGGGGCTGGCCATCCTGGCGCTGGCGCTCATCTTCATCGGCGTGATCGCCACGACGCCGTTGTGGGGGACGGTCGTGGTGGTCCTGGTGGTGGTGGTGATCAGCCTGGGATACGTGGTGGCGCGCGGCGTGAACGGCTGA
- a CDS encoding MGDG synthase family glycosyltransferase: protein MTRVMLMSAGFGDGHRQVANALREACLARGADVYELDAFKQTNRAMAGFNEWMYHTITRTAPWLYGWSYDWTKHWGPRAPLWAGLALFSRRAYRKMLAEYRPDLVLQLFPDHGPAMVSSAAAGPWLGVVLTDFSVHGHWFHRAADAYFVAHEALTEGASRFAGSARVLPSGIPVRRQFQHPQPRPAEAGQGPYVLLMTGGRGLFPDLAGVIDTVLTAMPDHRVVVLCGRNERMHRWVAARGEPRLMAVGFTEGVAPWLQHATLAFVKAGGVTVSECLASGCPMIFYKPLPGQEADNARFLQAMGAGLAVGNVQALRSALIRPDFPGEVRRMKERCRQLARPGAADAVVEAALAGLERVRAARSHGKDVV, encoded by the coding sequence ATGACGAGGGTGATGTTGATGTCGGCCGGGTTCGGTGACGGCCACCGGCAGGTCGCCAACGCCCTCCGGGAGGCCTGCCTGGCGCGCGGGGCGGACGTGTACGAGCTGGACGCGTTCAAGCAGACCAACCGGGCGATGGCCGGCTTCAACGAGTGGATGTACCACACCATCACTCGCACCGCACCCTGGTTGTACGGATGGAGTTACGACTGGACGAAGCATTGGGGGCCGCGGGCGCCCCTGTGGGCGGGGTTGGCCCTGTTCTCCCGCCGCGCGTACCGGAAGATGCTCGCCGAGTACCGACCCGATCTCGTCTTGCAGCTGTTCCCCGATCACGGTCCGGCCATGGTCTCCTCAGCCGCCGCGGGACCGTGGCTGGGCGTCGTCCTGACCGATTTCAGCGTGCACGGCCACTGGTTTCACCGCGCCGCGGACGCGTACTTTGTCGCGCACGAGGCATTGACGGAAGGCGCGTCCCGGTTCGCCGGTTCCGCCCGCGTCCTTCCGTCGGGGATCCCGGTGCGCCGCCAGTTTCAACACCCGCAGCCGCGGCCGGCGGAGGCCGGGCAGGGGCCGTACGTTCTTCTGATGACCGGTGGGCGGGGCCTGTTTCCCGATCTGGCCGGCGTGATTGACACGGTGCTGACGGCCATGCCGGATCACCGGGTGGTGGTATTGTGCGGCCGGAACGAACGGATGCATCGCTGGGTGGCGGCGCGCGGGGAACCCCGGTTGATGGCGGTGGGGTTCACTGAGGGCGTTGCGCCGTGGCTGCAGCACGCCACCTTGGCCTTCGTCAAGGCGGGCGGCGTCACCGTCAGCGAGTGCCTGGCGAGCGGATGCCCGATGATCTTCTACAAGCCCCTGCCCGGCCAGGAGGCGGACAACGCGCGGTTCCTGCAGGCGATGGGCGCCGGCCTGGCCGTGGGCAACGTCCAAGCGTTGCGGTCAGCCCTGATCCGCCCCGATTTTCCCGGTGAGGTGAGACGGATGAAAGAGCGGTGCCGGCAGTTGGCGCGCCCGGGGGCGGCCGACGCCGTGGTGGAGGCAGCGCTCGCCGGCCTGGAGCGGGTGCGAGCCGCTCGATCGCACGGAAAGGACGTCGTCTGA
- a CDS encoding TVP38/TMEM64 family protein, with protein MLEGSRFKPTSWTFILFAVSVIGVGVYLYLDRHDALSDVIRSWGAIGIVLSILFMALVSITPMPSDALLVLYMKMYGAWWGVLYGWTGAVLSSFVVYALARNLGRPLFQSLITPARFEQVDAWIRRHGVWGLLFARLLPIPGFVVSYIVGTMPSVRLWPYVWTAAVSVLPYFVGAALIFLGVLEGFVWWVLIGVIAVGVFWGFGYWLRRRGNREQMRGD; from the coding sequence ATGCTCGAAGGCAGCCGCTTCAAACCGACTTCGTGGACTTTCATCCTGTTCGCCGTCTCGGTGATCGGCGTCGGGGTGTACCTGTACCTCGACCGGCACGACGCGCTTTCGGACGTCATCCGATCCTGGGGCGCCATCGGCATCGTGTTGAGCATCCTCTTCATGGCGTTGGTCAGCATCACGCCGATGCCGTCCGACGCCCTTTTGGTGCTGTACATGAAGATGTATGGAGCATGGTGGGGCGTCCTGTACGGGTGGACAGGCGCGGTGCTCAGTTCGTTCGTGGTGTACGCCCTGGCGCGAAACCTCGGCAGACCGCTGTTCCAGTCACTCATCACACCGGCTCGGTTCGAGCAGGTGGACGCCTGGATCCGGCGTCACGGCGTATGGGGACTTTTGTTCGCGCGCCTGCTGCCCATCCCCGGGTTCGTGGTCAGCTACATCGTCGGGACCATGCCGTCCGTCCGGCTCTGGCCGTACGTGTGGACGGCGGCGGTGTCCGTCCTGCCGTACTTCGTCGGTGCGGCGCTGATCTTCCTCGGGGTGCTCGAGGGGTTCGTGTGGTGGGTTCTGATCGGCGTGATCGCCGTGGGCGTGTTTTGGGGCTTCGGGTACTGGTTGCGGCGGCGTGGCAACCGGGAGCAGATGCGCGGGGACTAA
- a CDS encoding multicopper oxidase family protein: protein MNRKRFTGWTWVVVASSAAGLTGAIAGCSIAPQVSTAPTSGQAMTGMNMDGSPQADGSTAAADAQYDIAPLGTGSQGEPKQADGLRLLPYTMKNGYKVFHLTIEPVYWQTQPNVKQVEAWAFNGTVPGPEIKVNQGDKVMIQVTNKLPEATSVHWHGLDVPYDQDGVGGLTQRDIKPGQTWTYSFTVNVPPGAYMYHSHPMNNMMKEEAMGAFGPFIVEPKGTGWKQVHPGYQEEYTLMLNDSSQFGYTINGLSFPATPALPAKVGDKVLVHLINIGDMNHPMHVHGMHFQEIGQDGYPLPAPITMDTIDTAPGTTYDLSFQMNQPGKWLFHCHILPHVTSGADMSGMITLFDVSNKS, encoded by the coding sequence ATGAACAGGAAACGGTTTACGGGATGGACGTGGGTCGTCGTAGCCTCCAGCGCGGCAGGGTTGACGGGTGCCATCGCGGGGTGCAGCATTGCGCCACAGGTGAGCACGGCGCCGACGAGTGGCCAGGCCATGACCGGGATGAACATGGATGGATCGCCGCAGGCCGACGGATCGACCGCCGCGGCCGATGCCCAGTATGACATCGCCCCGCTCGGGACGGGCAGCCAGGGTGAGCCGAAACAGGCGGACGGGCTGCGCTTGCTCCCGTACACCATGAAGAACGGCTACAAGGTGTTCCACCTGACCATCGAGCCGGTGTACTGGCAGACCCAGCCCAACGTCAAGCAGGTCGAAGCGTGGGCGTTCAACGGCACGGTGCCCGGACCGGAAATCAAGGTCAACCAGGGCGACAAGGTTATGATTCAGGTCACCAATAAGCTGCCGGAGGCCACTTCGGTGCACTGGCACGGTTTGGACGTCCCATACGACCAGGACGGCGTAGGCGGCCTGACGCAGCGGGACATCAAACCGGGCCAGACGTGGACGTACTCCTTCACGGTCAACGTGCCGCCCGGCGCCTACATGTACCACAGCCATCCGATGAACAATATGATGAAAGAAGAAGCGATGGGTGCCTTCGGGCCGTTCATCGTCGAACCGAAAGGAACCGGCTGGAAGCAGGTGCATCCAGGTTACCAGGAGGAGTACACACTGATGCTCAACGACTCGTCCCAGTTCGGGTACACCATCAATGGGCTGTCGTTCCCGGCCACCCCGGCGTTGCCCGCGAAAGTCGGTGACAAGGTTCTGGTGCACCTCATCAACATCGGCGACATGAACCATCCGATGCACGTGCATGGGATGCACTTCCAGGAGATCGGCCAGGACGGCTATCCGCTGCCGGCGCCCATCACGATGGACACCATCGATACCGCGCCCGGGACCACGTATGACCTGTCGTTCCAAATGAACCAGCCGGGCAAGTGGCTGTTCCACTGCCACATCCTGCCACACGTGACGAGCGGAGCCGACATGAGCGGGATGATCACGCTGTTCGACGTGTCGAACAAATCCTGA
- a CDS encoding helicase-related protein — MKTLVYSDDKHYVEAAVHFIVTRRNFQRNGDDLVAAGLIDLDSATRAIVAHAIKGSRLRLKRNRLSFDSDNIFTDKHGYRFVTRPIGKLTHAIILHKSAVDEQLEPGQFRIIIVPDGGDIADLFTRRFASDFNLPYVAEWKDVIWLACNRRNFVQQLSVWTDPDVPDWKHVQAFEVSPNLTEEAAKNLLSDLLRSGSIQLPEGLTDAPALGEVLQRDEDGGYHVIDYLQTYAPHLATTIEEMATPAHDLDRPINPAIAQMARFPFPAQAHTVQAILNGLDQSKGVIASSDMGTGKSIISLAVANALAKRSKTGFAVLLLVPGITIPKWIRDEIGKTLPGTPVTVLESWKDVVRYRDKRIGNGKKPLEFVLLSRDTAKLGMPKVPALIYKERVVVAHRPETKDETNRKTVLVAHGGAVKYMPGTPDAAITVFALEDVWICPECHGIQKKTTQTAWKEAKKHDCVEDPLAELKLGFSDLATGVEEYTAVGIGGTERRRTRYVFKKSITEYHCTECGANLMRDAVPEREPVSGLKHRRLQPAWFIQRYLRGYFDLVIVDELHQYKSNSGQGEAMGAIVGASRRVLGLTGTLSDGKASSLYHLLWRICPTEMKADGLDHRALNKFVHLYGTLEQRGRYAADEVTEAGGTTSRKVILNPPKEIPGLSPKLFVNHLADKTVFLELGDMGLPLVELEERPIFVDMDDEHAVAYRSFHNALEGVMRQQYAIGNQHAFAKFIPSVVNAANQPHMPQEVWVGDESVSFFPPYGPDELTAKERRLLEDIQAELAQNRRCVVYVRYSGEVQQDRRIADVLKQHGIRAQVLQATVSPEDRVEWLEEAVKKGTQVVVCNAKLVEVGLDLLDFPTLMFYQFTDEIATMRQAARRAWRIGQHRTCKVFYYVYNGSYEMVQFKRMLQKRSHAMLLEGRLDKSEVAKFIEQDDKSASTYAIANCLGNVEDLAQKWKTLADKDIPSGVILLAEERFKREIQQAMRRLASETRRLAGVPEPEETIQPVPAAQTPRPVQPAPADAEVIALPLFAVAQGVQDVQGAHRKPVAKATVAQDATPLTYGEWRKHMGMVEKAKRVKKQSVADNQIMLFAL; from the coding sequence GTGAAGACACTCGTTTACAGCGACGACAAGCATTACGTCGAGGCGGCGGTGCACTTCATCGTGACCCGCCGGAACTTTCAACGCAACGGTGACGATCTCGTCGCTGCAGGCCTCATTGACCTGGATAGTGCGACCCGAGCCATTGTGGCGCACGCGATTAAGGGAAGCCGGCTGCGTTTGAAGCGGAATCGGTTGAGCTTTGATTCCGACAACATCTTCACAGACAAGCACGGATATCGGTTCGTGACGCGGCCCATCGGCAAGCTCACGCACGCGATCATCCTGCACAAGTCGGCAGTTGATGAGCAGTTAGAACCTGGGCAATTCCGCATCATTATCGTTCCAGACGGGGGCGACATCGCGGACCTGTTCACACGTCGTTTTGCCAGTGACTTCAATCTCCCGTATGTCGCGGAGTGGAAAGACGTCATCTGGCTGGCGTGCAACAGGCGCAACTTCGTGCAGCAGCTCTCGGTTTGGACCGACCCTGACGTGCCGGACTGGAAGCACGTGCAGGCCTTTGAAGTCTCGCCGAACCTGACGGAGGAAGCGGCCAAGAATTTGTTGAGCGACTTGCTTCGCTCTGGTTCGATTCAGCTCCCGGAAGGTTTGACGGATGCGCCAGCCCTGGGGGAAGTGCTGCAACGGGACGAAGATGGCGGGTACCACGTGATTGACTATCTCCAGACGTACGCGCCTCATCTCGCCACGACCATCGAGGAGATGGCCACGCCAGCGCACGACCTGGACCGTCCGATCAATCCTGCGATTGCGCAGATGGCACGGTTTCCGTTCCCGGCCCAAGCGCACACTGTCCAGGCGATCCTCAATGGTCTGGATCAAAGCAAAGGCGTGATTGCCTCGTCTGACATGGGGACGGGTAAGTCGATCATCAGTCTCGCGGTGGCAAACGCTCTGGCGAAGCGCTCTAAGACCGGATTCGCGGTACTGCTTCTGGTCCCTGGAATAACAATCCCCAAGTGGATTCGGGACGAGATCGGCAAGACGCTCCCGGGCACCCCGGTCACGGTGTTAGAGTCCTGGAAGGATGTCGTGCGTTACCGGGATAAACGGATTGGCAACGGTAAAAAACCGTTGGAATTCGTGTTGTTGTCCCGTGACACGGCCAAGCTCGGCATGCCAAAGGTGCCAGCGCTCATCTACAAGGAGCGTGTCGTAGTGGCACACCGGCCCGAGACCAAGGACGAGACGAACCGGAAGACCGTATTGGTTGCCCACGGCGGCGCGGTCAAATACATGCCGGGCACGCCGGATGCTGCAATCACCGTGTTTGCGCTTGAGGACGTGTGGATCTGCCCTGAATGCCACGGCATTCAGAAGAAGACCACGCAGACCGCTTGGAAAGAGGCCAAGAAACACGACTGCGTGGAGGACCCGCTGGCGGAACTGAAACTCGGCTTCTCCGACCTTGCCACAGGGGTGGAAGAGTACACCGCGGTTGGCATAGGTGGAACGGAACGCCGCAGAACGCGTTACGTGTTCAAAAAGTCCATCACGGAATACCACTGCACAGAGTGTGGCGCGAACCTGATGCGCGACGCGGTGCCCGAGCGAGAACCCGTCAGCGGGCTCAAACACCGTCGTCTGCAACCGGCATGGTTCATCCAACGATACCTGCGCGGATACTTCGACCTGGTGATCGTGGATGAGCTGCACCAGTACAAAAGCAACTCGGGCCAGGGTGAGGCGATGGGTGCGATTGTCGGCGCAAGCCGGCGCGTTCTGGGCCTCACGGGCACGCTCAGCGACGGCAAGGCCTCAAGCCTGTACCATCTGCTGTGGCGCATCTGCCCGACCGAGATGAAAGCGGATGGCCTGGACCACCGTGCGCTCAACAAATTCGTGCACCTGTACGGCACGCTGGAGCAGCGCGGGCGGTATGCGGCGGACGAAGTAACTGAAGCCGGCGGTACCACGTCCAGAAAGGTCATCCTCAATCCGCCAAAGGAAATCCCGGGTCTTTCGCCCAAGTTGTTCGTCAATCACTTGGCGGACAAGACGGTGTTTCTGGAACTGGGCGACATGGGCCTGCCATTGGTGGAATTGGAGGAACGACCGATCTTCGTGGACATGGACGACGAACACGCCGTGGCGTACCGGTCCTTCCATAACGCCCTCGAAGGCGTCATGCGCCAGCAATATGCGATCGGCAACCAACACGCCTTCGCGAAATTCATCCCGTCCGTGGTAAATGCGGCGAACCAGCCGCATATGCCGCAAGAAGTGTGGGTGGGGGATGAGTCCGTGAGTTTCTTCCCGCCGTATGGTCCGGACGAACTGACCGCGAAAGAACGGCGTCTGCTGGAGGACATCCAGGCGGAACTGGCGCAAAACCGCCGCTGTGTTGTGTACGTTCGGTACAGCGGGGAAGTCCAGCAGGACCGGCGTATTGCCGATGTGCTCAAGCAACATGGCATACGCGCCCAAGTCTTGCAGGCGACCGTCTCACCGGAGGATCGCGTTGAGTGGCTGGAGGAAGCAGTGAAAAAGGGAACGCAGGTTGTGGTCTGCAATGCCAAGCTGGTAGAAGTGGGCCTTGACCTGCTCGATTTCCCGACGCTGATGTTCTACCAGTTCACCGACGAGATCGCGACCATGCGGCAAGCTGCCCGCAGGGCCTGGCGGATTGGCCAACACCGCACCTGCAAGGTGTTCTACTACGTTTACAACGGCTCGTACGAGATGGTGCAGTTCAAGCGCATGCTGCAAAAACGCAGCCACGCGATGCTCTTGGAAGGCCGTCTCGACAAGTCCGAAGTCGCGAAGTTCATCGAGCAGGACGACAAATCGGCCTCCACCTACGCCATTGCCAACTGCCTCGGGAACGTGGAGGACTTGGCCCAGAAGTGGAAGACGCTCGCGGACAAGGACATTCCAAGCGGGGTCATCCTGCTGGCCGAAGAGCGCTTCAAGCGCGAGATTCAGCAGGCGATGCGTCGACTGGCGTCAGAGACACGGCGCTTGGCAGGTGTGCCTGAACCGGAGGAGACCATCCAGCCGGTGCCGGCCGCACAAACGCCGCGGCCTGTTCAACCTGCGCCGGCCGATGCGGAAGTCATCGCACTGCCATTGTTCGCGGTCGCTCAAGGGGTTCAAGACGTCCAGGGAGCGCACCGCAAGCCTGTCGCCAAGGCAACCGTGGCCCAGGATGCGACACCGCTCACCTACGGCGAGTGGAGGAAGCATATGGGTATGGTCGAGAAGGCGAAGCGGGTGAAGAAGCAGTCTGTAGCGGACAACCAGATCATGTTGTTCGCCCTCTAA
- a CDS encoding Mov34/MPN/PAD-1 family protein, giving the protein MWPEQTASAVTVRGEGFMETEHRFVVAHIHSHGRLPAYWSATDDEDEVRTGLYGVVGRADRERPTLAFRYSCGGKFVKLEASAVFDGPITAVVTPV; this is encoded by the coding sequence GTGTGGCCTGAGCAAACGGCCTCAGCAGTCACCGTACGAGGCGAGGGCTTCATGGAAACTGAACACCGTTTCGTGGTCGCTCACATCCACTCGCACGGCCGGCTACCCGCCTACTGGTCGGCCACAGACGACGAGGACGAGGTACGAACGGGGCTGTATGGGGTAGTTGGAAGAGCGGATCGGGAGAGGCCCACACTTGCCTTCCGGTATTCATGCGGCGGCAAGTTCGTCAAGCTGGAGGCCTCGGCCGTCTTCGACGGTCCCATTACTGCGGTGGTGACCCCCGTATGA
- a CDS encoding ThiF family adenylyltransferase, whose protein sequence is MSVVKPVRVVDPERTRLILVGVGGTGGYVLQQVTRLLYSLKEQSRKVPGVLLIDGDVVEEKNLLRQYFLPQDIGRKKASVLAERYSRAYGLDIAAYPEYLTRETNLQRIGVADGTIVVGAVDNGSTRRILHEQLHCLNHVVYIDSGNSAVTVPDDPGHVDRYQLAKIKDSGWEGQVVVGVRISGEDVLPFPGEVFPDLIEEDRLPTEVSCGEVAVSNPQRLMTNLMAATTVLMYLHTLLVDGTLLHHRTFFEARRGWMRSESALDQLLEVSL, encoded by the coding sequence ATGAGCGTGGTAAAACCTGTTCGCGTCGTGGACCCGGAACGTACACGACTGATCCTTGTGGGAGTAGGCGGCACGGGCGGCTACGTGTTACAGCAGGTCACCCGCCTGCTCTACTCGCTCAAGGAGCAGAGTCGCAAGGTGCCGGGAGTGCTGCTGATAGACGGGGATGTGGTGGAGGAGAAAAATCTCCTCCGCCAATACTTCCTCCCGCAGGACATTGGCCGCAAGAAGGCCAGTGTGTTGGCGGAGCGGTACTCAAGGGCCTACGGCCTCGACATCGCGGCCTATCCGGAGTATCTGACTCGGGAGACAAACCTTCAAAGAATCGGCGTCGCAGATGGGACAATTGTGGTGGGCGCTGTAGACAACGGTAGCACCCGCCGCATCCTGCACGAGCAGCTGCATTGTCTCAACCACGTTGTGTACATCGACAGCGGCAACAGCGCCGTCACCGTGCCGGATGATCCCGGGCATGTCGACCGATACCAGCTGGCGAAGATCAAGGATTCTGGCTGGGAAGGCCAGGTGGTTGTCGGGGTACGCATTAGTGGCGAAGACGTGCTTCCGTTCCCGGGGGAGGTGTTCCCCGATCTCATCGAGGAGGACCGATTGCCAACGGAAGTCTCGTGCGGCGAAGTTGCCGTGTCCAACCCGCAGCGCCTGATGACCAACCTCATGGCCGCGACAACGGTGCTCATGTATCTGCACACGCTACTGGTGGACGGCACTTTGTTGCATCATCGGACGTTCTTTGAGGCGCGACGGGGGTGGATGAGGAGTGAATCAGCGCTGG